The proteins below come from a single Rosa rugosa chromosome 2, drRosRugo1.1, whole genome shotgun sequence genomic window:
- the LOC133731792 gene encoding asparagine synthetase [glutamine-hydrolyzing] yields the protein MCGILAVLGCSDDSQAKRVRVLELSRRLKHRGPDWSGLYQHGDCFLAHQRLAIIDPASGDQPLFNEDKSVVVTVNGEIYNHEELRKRLPNHKFRTGSDCDVIAHLYEEYGENFVDMLDGMFSFVLLDTRDNSFIVARDAIGITSLYMGWSLDGSIWISSELKGLNDDCEHFESFPPGHLYSSKTGGLKRWYNPQWFTESIPSTPYDPLVLRRAFESAVIKRLMTDVPFGVLLSGGLDSSLVASITARHLAGTKAAKQWGAQLHSFCVGLEGSPDLKAGKEVADYLGTVHHEFHFTVQDGIDAIEEVIYHVETYDVTTIRASTPMFLMSRKIKSLGVKMVISGEGSDEIFGGYLYFHKAPNKEEFHRETCRKIKALHMYDCLRANKSTSAWGLEARVPFLDKEFINVAMSIDPEFKLIKKDEGRIEKWVLRKAFDDEEKPYLPKHILYRQKEQFSDGVGYSWIDGLKAHAALHVNDKMMQNAAHIFPHNTPTTKEGYYYRMIFERFFPQNSARQTVPGGPSVACSTATAIEWDAEWSKNLDPSGRAALGVHNSAYENQAAVPSGLGPEIIENVPHMKTSAQGVAIAS from the exons ATGTGTGGAATACTTGCCGTTCTGGGTTGCTCCGATGACTCTCAGGCCAAAAGGGTCAGGGTTCTCGAGCTTTCTCGCAG GTTGAAGCACCGGGGTCCAGATTGGAGTGGTCTGTATCAGCATGGTGATTGTTTCTTGGCCCATCAGAGGCTGGCAATTATTGATCCTGCTTCTGGAGATCAACCTCTGTTTAATGAAGACAAGTCAGTTGTTGTCACG GTCAATGGAGAGATTTACAACCATGAAGAACTGAGGAAGCGTCTGCCGAATCACAAGTTCCGAACCGGCAGTGATTGTGATGTCATTGCCCATCTG TATGAAGAGTATGGGGAGAACTTCGTGGACATGCTTGATGGCATGTTCTCTTTTGTGCTGCTGGATACCCGGGACAACAGCTTCATTGTTGCTCGTGATGCTATTGGAATCACTTCCCTCTACATGGGCTGGAGTCTTGATG GCTCAATTTGGATTTCATCAGAACTGAAAGGATTGAATGATGATTGTGAACACTTCGAGTCCTTTCCACCTGGTCACCTGTACTCAAGCAAAACAGGTGGACTAAAGAGGTGGTACAACCCCCAATGGTTCACAGAGTCCATTCCATCTACGCCATATGATCCTCTTGTTCTGAGGCGTGCCTTTGAAAGC GCTGTGATCAAAAGGCTGATGACTGATGTGCCTTTTGGAGTTCTTCTATCTGGAGGCTTAGATTCATCTTTGGTTGCCTCTATCACTGCTCGTCACCTGGCAGGCACAAAGGCGGCCAAGCAATGGGGAGCACAACTCCATTCTTTCTGTGTTGGATTGGAG GGTTCCCCAGATTTGAAGGCTGGAAAAGAAGTTGCAGACTATTTGGGAACAGTTCACCATGAGTTTCATTTTACTGTTCAG GATGGAATTGATGCCATAGAGGAAGTTATTTACCATGTTGAAACATACGATGTTACCACTATTCGAGCCAGCACCCCTATGTTTCTTATGTCACGTAAGATCAAGTCTTTGGGGGTCAAGATGGTGATTTCTGGTGAGGGCTCTGATGAGATTTTTGGTGGATATCTCTACTTCCACAAAGCACCCAACAAGGAAGAGTTTCACCGCGAAACTTGCAGAAAG ATCAAGGCACTGCATATGTACGATTGCCTTAGGGCAAACAAATCAACATCTGCTTGGGGCTTAGAAGCTCGAGTCCCTTTCTTGGACAAAGAGTTTATTAATGTTGCAATGAGCATTGATCCAGAGTTCAAGCTG ATCAAAAAGGATGAAGGCAGGATTGAGAAATGGGTCCTCAGGAAGGCATTTGATGATGAGGAGAAGCCTTATCTGCCAAAG CACATTCTTTATAGACAGAAAGAACAATTCAGTGACGGTGTTGGATACAGTTGGATTGATGGCCTGAAAGCCCATGCTGCTCTACAT GTCAATGATAAGATGATGCAAAATGCTGCACATATCTTCCCACACAACACTCCCACTACTAAGGAAGGCTACTACTATAGGATGATTTTCGAGAGGTTCTTCCCACAG AACTCGGCTAGGCAGACTGTCCCAGGAGGACCAAGTGTGGCCTGCAGCACAGCCACGGCTATTGAGTGGGATGCTGAGTGGTCTAAGAATCTTGACCCATCTGGCAGGGCTGCCCTTGGAGTCCACAACTCGGCTTATGAGAATCAAGCAGCTGTTCCGAGTGGACTTGGGCCTGAAATCATTGAAAATGTTCCGCACATGAAAACAAGTGCCCAAGGAGTTGCGATTGCGAGCTAG